In Paenibacillus sp. FSL M7-0420, a single genomic region encodes these proteins:
- a CDS encoding CDP-alcohol phosphatidyltransferase family protein → MKLVPNCITLSRIALALLLLYLAPLGTGFTIVYLLCGITDLLDGPIARMTGTDSNLGAKLDSLADMTLAGTALYTLYPFLGLTLGLILWVVLIAVIRGTSILTALCKFSTYGSIHTYGNKLAGLLLFLTPMLLPYVNQAIWTIIVCLVATLSAIEELILLLISSELQLDRKGL, encoded by the coding sequence ATGAAGCTTGTCCCCAACTGCATCACGCTCAGCCGGATCGCACTGGCTCTTCTGCTGCTGTACCTGGCGCCGCTGGGCACGGGCTTCACTATAGTCTACCTCCTGTGCGGAATTACCGATCTGCTGGATGGCCCTATTGCCCGAATGACCGGTACGGATAGCAACCTCGGTGCCAAACTCGATTCCCTGGCCGACATGACACTGGCAGGCACTGCACTCTATACCTTATATCCGTTCCTTGGTCTTACCCTCGGCCTCATCCTGTGGGTCGTGCTGATTGCCGTCATCCGGGGAACCTCCATCCTGACCGCGCTGTGCAAATTCAGCACCTACGGCAGCATTCATACCTACGGTAACAAGCTTGCCGGATTGCTGCTATTCCTTACACCGATGCTGCTTCCCTATGTGAATCAGGCGATCTGGACAATAATTGTATGCTTAGTGGCCACTCTATCTGCAATCGAGGAACTGATCCTGCTTCTAATCTCAAGTGAGCTGCAGTTGGACCGCAAGGGACTGTAG
- a CDS encoding DNA topology modulation protein, giving the protein MNRILILGSGGSGKSTLARQLGALLHLPVVHLDTLFWNPGWVPKPDEEWDELVRQYTNQEQWIIDGNYSRTMDSRLRRAEVIIFLDLPRLLCIYRIVKRRVMYHNQTRPDMNEGCPEKLDWAFVKWVWNYKARSRATTLERLKQAGAHQQVLIVNTRRQVKELLHRYAEC; this is encoded by the coding sequence ATGAACCGGATTTTAATTCTCGGATCAGGAGGATCAGGCAAGTCTACCCTGGCCCGTCAGCTTGGTGCTCTTCTACATCTGCCGGTTGTACATCTGGATACCCTTTTCTGGAACCCGGGCTGGGTCCCTAAGCCAGATGAAGAGTGGGATGAACTGGTACGGCAATATACAAATCAGGAGCAATGGATTATAGATGGTAATTATTCAAGGACCATGGATAGCAGACTGAGGCGTGCGGAGGTCATTATTTTTCTGGATTTACCCCGTTTATTATGTATTTACCGGATTGTGAAGCGTCGTGTCATGTACCATAACCAGACCCGGCCGGATATGAATGAAGGCTGCCCAGAGAAGCTGGATTGGGCTTTTGTGAAATGGGTCTGGAACTATAAGGCACGTAGCCGTGCTACTACCTTGGAGAGGCTCAAGCAGGCCGGAGCTCACCAGCAAGTGCTGATCGTAAATACAAGGCGGCAGGTCAAGGAGTTGCTTCATCGCTATGCAGAATGCTAA
- a CDS encoding N-acetylmuramoyl-L-alanine amidase family protein, with protein sequence MRKTYLIAAVWLSLLLLAACSDGAGSGSGGKLADTGLSAAPAEDSVIRVPGSTGQPQSSSQPYLGRVYKVVVDPGHGGEDPGAVSVSGRLEKDFNLSLSEKIAAQVEQDPQIEIRLTRTGDAFISSQELFRPQFANNLPADLFISIHGNTYEEVSASGTETFYYHEESLAWAETIHKHVIQATGLKDRGVKKGNYFVLRDTVMPSVLLELGYLTNPGDEAKMWTSGFQESVASAVVDAVREYLGLE encoded by the coding sequence ATGAGGAAAACGTACCTGATAGCCGCCGTATGGCTCAGCCTATTGCTGCTGGCGGCATGTAGCGATGGCGCCGGCAGCGGTTCTGGCGGGAAGCTTGCCGATACAGGTCTAAGTGCAGCCCCGGCAGAGGATTCGGTCATTCGTGTACCCGGAAGTACGGGTCAACCGCAGAGCAGCAGCCAACCCTACCTCGGCAGGGTCTATAAGGTTGTGGTAGATCCGGGACACGGCGGGGAAGATCCCGGGGCAGTCTCCGTCAGCGGACGGCTGGAGAAGGATTTCAATCTGAGCTTGTCAGAGAAAATCGCAGCCCAGGTGGAGCAGGACCCGCAGATTGAGATCCGGCTTACCCGGACCGGGGATGCTTTTATCTCTTCACAAGAGCTGTTCCGGCCCCAGTTCGCCAATAACCTGCCCGCAGACCTGTTCATTTCCATTCATGGCAATACCTATGAGGAGGTATCAGCATCTGGTACAGAAACCTTTTATTATCATGAAGAATCCTTGGCTTGGGCCGAGACAATACATAAGCATGTCATTCAAGCTACCGGTCTCAAAGACCGCGGCGTGAAGAAAGGGAATTACTTCGTTCTGCGCGATACGGTAATGCCGTCGGTGCTGCTGGAGCTGGGCTATTTAACGAATCCCGGCGACGAGGCGAAGATGTGGACCTCCGGGTTCCAGGAGAGCGTGGCCTCTGCTGTTGTGGATGCCGTTAGGGAGTATCTGGGGCTGGAGTGA
- a CDS encoding DMT family transporter, with translation MRGYLALSIAIISEIFGTTMLKLSDGFSSVLPSIGVVLGMGLAFYCLSISLRTIPLSLAYAIWSGVGTALTALIGILIWNDPFNLLTGISLLIIIGGLVLLNSPDKAGGENAPEAAEN, from the coding sequence ATGAGAGGTTACTTAGCGTTAAGCATTGCTATTATTTCAGAAATCTTCGGTACGACTATGCTTAAGCTCTCCGATGGATTCAGCAGTGTGCTGCCGTCGATCGGAGTAGTGCTTGGAATGGGCCTGGCTTTTTACTGCTTATCGATCAGTCTTCGCACCATACCTCTGAGCCTGGCTTATGCCATCTGGTCTGGCGTGGGGACAGCGCTGACAGCACTGATCGGCATCCTGATCTGGAATGATCCGTTCAATCTGCTCACCGGCATAAGTCTGCTGATCATTATCGGGGGGCTGGTGCTGCTGAATTCACCGGATAAGGCTGGCGGGGAAAACGCCCCTGAAGCTGCTGAGAATTAG
- a CDS encoding DMT family transporter gives MNAYVLLSLAIVSEVFGSSMLKASNGFKKLLPSIAVVAGMGLAFFNLSLALKEIPLGTAYAIWSGVGTALTALVGVLVYKERLNVRKIAGLILIIGGVVLLKLSTGV, from the coding sequence TTGAATGCTTATGTGTTACTATCCTTAGCCATTGTGAGTGAGGTCTTCGGCAGCTCTATGCTTAAGGCATCGAACGGTTTCAAAAAGCTGCTTCCCTCCATTGCAGTGGTCGCTGGCATGGGCCTGGCGTTCTTCAATCTGTCACTGGCGCTGAAAGAAATCCCTCTCGGGACAGCTTATGCCATCTGGTCTGGCGTGGGAACGGCGTTAACCGCATTGGTTGGCGTGCTGGTCTATAAGGAACGTCTGAATGTGCGAAAAATAGCAGGCTTAATCCTCATCATTGGCGGTGTGGTTCTGCTGAAGCTGTCAACGGGGGTGTAG
- a CDS encoding TetR/AcrR family transcriptional regulator, which produces MNSNSKRSLILAAASTIVRNSGIEKLTLEAVAAEAGVSKGGLLHHFPSKDALIYSMVSGITNDFVADVQKRAAQDTREQGKWSRAYLQSTVEADQDGQDMNVALNAALFTNGELLDELRKHYTVWQENIENDGLDPVIGSIVRLAVDGLWLSEVFGIGEISDDMRDKVIRKLYEMIH; this is translated from the coding sequence GTGAACAGTAATTCCAAACGCAGTCTGATTCTGGCTGCAGCTTCAACGATTGTTAGGAATAGCGGAATTGAGAAGCTTACACTTGAAGCGGTGGCTGCTGAAGCAGGAGTGAGCAAGGGCGGTCTGCTGCACCATTTTCCGAGTAAAGACGCATTAATCTACAGTATGGTTTCGGGCATCACAAATGATTTCGTTGCAGATGTCCAGAAGAGGGCGGCCCAGGATACGCGGGAGCAAGGGAAGTGGAGCCGTGCTTATTTGCAGTCTACCGTGGAAGCTGATCAGGATGGGCAGGACATGAATGTTGCTCTTAACGCAGCGCTTTTTACAAACGGTGAATTGCTGGATGAATTAAGGAAGCATTACACCGTCTGGCAAGAGAACATCGAGAATGATGGGCTGGACCCGGTAATTGGCTCCATTGTCCGGCTGGCTGTAGACGGCCTGTGGTTATCGGAGGTATTCGGGATCGGCGAGATCAGCGATGACATGCGTGATAAGGTCATCCGGAAATTATATGAAATGATTCATTAA
- a CDS encoding SGNH/GDSL hydrolase family protein, translated as MSSYSHLQLQVQPLTEIKHLKIHGRTTGALNPLTLFWTGSAIEVNLRAAELWLEVESGYDHHESWISVLINSVPVSRQMVNAGRHWICVFRGMNPELVKNIRIVKEVQAMSGDPGSYLQYHAVRTDGSFLPVEAKPYRLEFIGDSITSGEGVIGSKSEEDWIPAWFSGVHNYTAITADAVQAEFRVISQSGWGVLSSWDNNPRGNIPDIYEQVCGLLTGSRNEALGAHAMNDFAAWQPDVVVVNLGTNDDGAFNSPEWLDEDTGRIYKQRLNEDGSYHEEDLAAFEAAVTRFLAKLRSYNPEAHLLWVYGMLGLSLMPTIYRAVDEYMRSTGDKNVSVFQLPNVTNETMGARTHPGLPAHEQTAGELSGYIRGLLSGS; from the coding sequence ATGAGCAGCTATTCCCATTTGCAGTTACAGGTACAGCCTTTGACAGAGATCAAGCATCTGAAGATTCATGGCAGAACGACCGGAGCGCTTAACCCCCTGACGTTATTCTGGACGGGCAGTGCGATAGAGGTGAACCTCCGGGCCGCCGAGCTGTGGCTTGAAGTAGAATCCGGTTACGATCATCACGAGTCCTGGATCAGTGTGCTGATCAACTCCGTTCCCGTCAGCAGACAGATGGTGAATGCCGGAAGGCACTGGATCTGCGTATTCAGAGGAATGAACCCTGAGCTGGTAAAGAATATCCGGATTGTAAAAGAGGTCCAGGCGATGAGCGGCGATCCCGGCTCTTATCTTCAGTACCATGCGGTCCGCACAGACGGCAGCTTCCTGCCTGTTGAAGCAAAGCCGTACCGGCTGGAGTTCATCGGTGACAGTATCACTTCAGGTGAAGGAGTCATCGGTTCCAAGAGCGAAGAGGACTGGATTCCCGCCTGGTTCAGCGGCGTGCATAACTATACAGCGATCACTGCCGATGCCGTGCAGGCTGAATTCCGGGTAATCTCTCAGAGCGGATGGGGTGTGCTTTCCAGCTGGGACAACAATCCGCGAGGCAATATCCCTGACATCTACGAGCAGGTCTGCGGTCTGCTGACCGGCTCCCGTAATGAAGCGCTTGGGGCGCATGCGATGAATGATTTTGCGGCCTGGCAGCCGGATGTGGTAGTAGTCAACCTGGGCACCAATGATGACGGCGCGTTCAACTCCCCCGAGTGGCTGGATGAGGACACCGGACGTATCTATAAGCAGCGGCTGAATGAAGACGGAAGCTATCATGAGGAGGATCTGGCCGCCTTCGAGGCCGCAGTCACGAGGTTCCTGGCGAAGCTGAGAAGCTATAATCCCGAAGCGCATCTTCTCTGGGTGTATGGAATGCTGGGCCTCTCTTTGATGCCAACGATATACCGTGCGGTGGATGAATATATGAGATCCACGGGCGACAAGAATGTGTCGGTGTTCCAGCTGCCGAATGTGACGAATGAGACGATGGGCGCGCGGACCCATCCGGGGCTGCCTGCGCATGAGCAGACTGCCGGGGAATTAAGCGGCTATATCCGCGGACTTTTGTCAGGGTCTTAA
- a CDS encoding LTA synthase family protein — translation MPYKESRPLRKRSILFFSLIMLVKSYFAWYYLFEDGPTWTTWLKEIPFVLLLFCLIEWFATKHKVAIYLFVNLLITVLFFSLIVYHNHFGMIATSQVFGQVKQVGAVKKSIFAVVHPQYMLIFVDIIIISLIMLRRKKALAWKHSMSRPSNRKAVAILFCISLTLCMMNIFPNKASMNENVKAEQMGILNYEAYALLREPAEEPMDPAQISQAGIDRTKGIQQKADPVLFGAAKGKNLIILQMESLQNFLINLSVDGTEITPNLNKLAGGSYYFPRFFQQVGQGNTSDAEFIVNTSFYVPPDGPATDKYAPKELPSLPKLLEAQGYDTATFHTNNVEFWNRGELYKALGFNQYYDKTYFGEEDAVFYGSSDEVLYRKTSAELARMDQREQPFYAHVISMSSHNPFSIPESKYKMTLPERYEGTLVGDYIRAENYADYALGQFIEELKGSGVWDNSVIVLYGDHRGLPIFSLKEEDKVLLQEILEHEYNERDLINIPLIISATGVTAPALKEQLGGQVDILPTVANLLGVPLDYHIHFGQDLLNQTAYNLLPQRYYLPTGSFVNNEELFLSGSGFEDGQHYTLSGDGTDLLQSTEDEFTRALELLRMSDSYVTQLPDRVVEGPPEGE, via the coding sequence ATGCCTTACAAGGAATCACGTCCGCTTCGAAAAAGGTCGATTCTGTTCTTCTCGCTGATCATGCTGGTGAAGAGTTATTTCGCCTGGTATTACTTATTCGAGGACGGTCCAACCTGGACCACCTGGCTGAAGGAAATCCCGTTCGTGCTGCTGCTGTTCTGCCTCATTGAATGGTTCGCCACGAAGCACAAGGTCGCGATCTATCTGTTCGTCAATCTGCTCATTACCGTCCTGTTCTTCTCTCTCATCGTCTATCATAATCATTTTGGAATGATTGCTACGTCCCAAGTCTTCGGTCAGGTCAAGCAGGTAGGCGCCGTCAAAAAAAGTATATTCGCTGTCGTGCATCCGCAATATATGCTTATCTTCGTAGACATCATTATCATCAGCCTGATCATGCTCAGACGGAAGAAAGCGCTGGCCTGGAAGCATTCCATGTCCCGCCCCAGCAACCGCAAGGCGGTAGCTATCCTGTTCTGTATCTCGCTTACGCTGTGCATGATGAATATCTTCCCCAATAAAGCCAGTATGAACGAGAATGTCAAGGCAGAGCAGATGGGCATTCTCAATTATGAAGCTTACGCCCTGCTGCGTGAACCCGCAGAGGAGCCTATGGACCCTGCGCAAATCTCTCAGGCTGGTATCGATAGGACAAAGGGCATTCAGCAGAAGGCTGATCCAGTCCTGTTCGGAGCTGCCAAGGGCAAGAATCTGATCATCCTGCAGATGGAGTCGCTCCAGAACTTCCTGATCAACCTGTCGGTGGACGGAACCGAAATCACGCCGAACCTGAATAAGCTGGCTGGCGGGAGCTACTATTTCCCCCGGTTCTTTCAGCAGGTAGGCCAGGGCAATACCTCGGATGCCGAATTCATCGTCAACACTTCTTTTTATGTGCCGCCGGACGGTCCAGCCACAGATAAGTATGCTCCGAAGGAGCTGCCGAGTCTGCCGAAGCTGCTGGAGGCACAGGGGTATGATACCGCGACTTTTCATACCAATAATGTAGAGTTCTGGAACCGCGGGGAGCTGTATAAGGCGCTGGGCTTCAATCAATATTATGACAAAACCTACTTCGGTGAAGAGGATGCCGTCTTCTACGGCTCCTCGGATGAAGTTCTGTACCGAAAGACCTCTGCGGAGCTTGCGCGGATGGATCAGCGTGAACAGCCCTTCTATGCCCATGTCATCTCGATGTCGTCACATAATCCGTTCTCGATCCCGGAGAGCAAATACAAGATGACCTTGCCGGAACGGTATGAGGGGACACTGGTCGGCGACTATATCCGGGCGGAGAATTATGCCGATTATGCCCTTGGCCAGTTCATAGAAGAGCTTAAGGGCAGCGGGGTATGGGACAATAGTGTAATCGTACTCTACGGCGATCACCGGGGACTGCCGATTTTCTCACTGAAGGAAGAGGATAAAGTCCTGCTGCAGGAAATCCTGGAGCATGAGTATAATGAGCGTGACCTGATTAATATACCGCTGATCATCTCAGCCACCGGCGTTACGGCACCGGCACTGAAGGAGCAATTAGGCGGCCAGGTGGACATTCTGCCGACCGTTGCCAATCTGCTTGGTGTCCCGCTGGACTATCATATCCACTTCGGACAGGATCTGCTCAACCAGACAGCGTATAACCTGCTGCCGCAGCGCTATTACCTGCCTACGGGTTCATTCGTTAATAATGAAGAGCTGTTCCTGTCAGGCAGCGGGTTCGAGGACGGCCAGCATTATACGTTATCCGGTGACGGGACGGATCTGCTTCAATCGACAGAGGATGAATTCACCCGGGCGCTGGAGCTGCTGCGCATGTCCGACAGTTATGTTACTCAGCTGCCTGACCGGGTAGTTGAAGGTCCGCCGGAGGGCGAATAA
- a CDS encoding alpha/beta fold hydrolase → MIEERIPLKNLSINAKFSLNDKPVVLLLHFSGGNLHMWDGVLPQLEQDYSILAPDLRGHGRSDKPETGYHIDEMAEDMYQLLRHLQVEKCHVVGSSMGAQVAVSLAAAHPELVASLVCEGALNNEFGEYGIFNGTAEEMNQKKAQLRAELEEWKEPCYDSLELYVAGQKDELTAEGLWNEYFCAFYTHSLEQHPDGKYTYCCPNRVRIEYIEKYWELSFEHYYQTIQCPVLFLPSEAEWNDERVRSSLNAFAELLDSYEIALIPDSLHAYVWMQLPLQAGQAVRDFLDKQR, encoded by the coding sequence ATGATTGAGGAACGTATTCCTTTGAAGAATTTAAGCATAAACGCCAAGTTTTCTTTAAATGACAAGCCTGTCGTCCTGTTGCTTCATTTCAGCGGCGGGAACCTGCATATGTGGGATGGAGTTCTCCCGCAACTGGAGCAGGACTACAGCATCCTTGCACCGGATCTCCGGGGGCATGGCCGTTCGGACAAGCCGGAGACTGGCTATCATATTGACGAGATGGCAGAGGATATGTATCAGTTACTGAGGCATTTGCAGGTGGAGAAGTGCCACGTAGTAGGAAGCTCCATGGGAGCGCAGGTAGCGGTCAGTCTGGCAGCAGCTCATCCGGAGCTTGTAGCATCCCTGGTGTGTGAAGGTGCGCTGAATAACGAATTTGGAGAATACGGTATATTTAACGGTACGGCGGAAGAGATGAATCAGAAGAAAGCGCAGCTCCGGGCAGAACTGGAGGAATGGAAGGAACCGTGCTATGACAGCCTTGAATTGTATGTAGCCGGGCAGAAGGATGAGCTGACAGCGGAGGGCCTGTGGAATGAATATTTCTGTGCGTTCTATACGCATAGCCTGGAGCAGCATCCAGACGGCAAGTATACCTATTGTTGTCCGAACCGTGTCAGAATCGAATACATAGAGAAGTATTGGGAGCTGTCCTTTGAACACTATTATCAGACAATACAATGTCCGGTCCTGTTCCTGCCCAGCGAAGCGGAATGGAACGATGAACGGGTCCGCAGCAGTCTGAATGCCTTCGCAGAGCTGCTGGACAGCTATGAAATTGCGCTGATCCCGGATTCGCTTCATGCGTATGTCTGGATGCAGCTTCCGCTTCAGGCGGGTCAGGCTGTGCGGGATTTTCTGGACAAGCAGCGCTAA